One genomic region from Candidatus Endomicrobiellum trichonymphae encodes:
- a CDS encoding DnaA ATPase domain-containing protein, giving the protein MRISVPDLWQKVINNIKLSVTPETYNLWISPIKPLTLENNIFTLEVPNIYFSQWITNNKKNIEQILSDLCGQQIALELKPHQNISDIIKKVEDMPDHEDVRVLIMQKDQINPKYVFSGFVIGASNRFAHGCSEAVAKNPGKQFNPLFLYSGVGLGKTHLLNAIGNHIKQSTPKLKALYVTCEKFVTEFIELIRFDKISFFKSKYRSLVGTKYRPCLMCLIGVFRLYLCLENVCISLDIEY; this is encoded by the coding sequence ATGAGAATTTCCGTACCTGATTTATGGCAAAAGGTCATAAACAATATTAAATTGTCCGTAACACCTGAAACTTATAATCTGTGGATTTCACCTATAAAACCTCTAACCCTTGAAAACAATATATTTACTTTAGAAGTGCCAAATATCTATTTTTCACAGTGGATAACAAACAACAAAAAAAATATTGAGCAAATTTTATCCGATTTATGTGGACAACAGATAGCTTTAGAGTTAAAACCACATCAAAATATATCCGACATAATAAAAAAAGTTGAAGATATGCCTGATCATGAAGATGTTCGAGTGCTGATAATGCAGAAAGATCAGATAAATCCTAAATACGTTTTTTCCGGCTTTGTTATCGGCGCTTCAAACAGATTTGCGCACGGATGTTCCGAAGCGGTTGCAAAAAATCCCGGCAAACAGTTTAATCCTTTATTTCTTTACAGCGGAGTAGGACTAGGTAAAACGCATTTGTTAAACGCAATAGGCAATCACATAAAACAGTCAACGCCAAAACTAAAAGCTCTTTACGTCACCTGTGAGAAGTTCGTCACGGAATTTATAGAGTTAATACGATTTGATAAAATATCGTTTTTCAAAAGCAAATACAGAAGTTTAGTAGGAACGAAGTATCGACCCTGTCTAATGTGCTTAATTGGAGTTTTCCGACTTTACTT